From Paraflavitalea devenefica, the proteins below share one genomic window:
- a CDS encoding ester cyclase — MKPAFTALPLLWTLLFTAGLAHAQSADNNKVKSKKKELTMMTVQTNKATMLKLFEESLNRRNFELLKDLIADEYTGIRLKGAAGFSEPVMPLIKAFPDMQWTVDEMVGEGNKVTVRWTVRGTHTASFNNLPPTGNKVANTGIGFFELKDGKIISGLVQTDRLGFLQQLDVLPDDVNVIYANAIKALK, encoded by the coding sequence ATGAAACCGGCATTTACCGCGCTGCCCCTGTTATGGACCCTGCTGTTCACGGCGGGCCTGGCGCATGCACAATCGGCTGATAATAATAAAGTAAAAAGTAAAAAAAAGGAGTTGACTATGATGACTGTTCAAACAAACAAAGCAACGATGTTGAAGTTATTTGAGGAATCCCTCAACAGGCGAAACTTTGAATTATTGAAAGACCTGATAGCGGATGAGTATACAGGCATACGCTTAAAAGGCGCTGCCGGCTTCAGCGAACCGGTCATGCCGCTCATCAAGGCCTTTCCCGACATGCAATGGACGGTGGATGAAATGGTAGGGGAGGGGAATAAGGTCACCGTACGGTGGACAGTGCGGGGTACCCATACCGCATCCTTCAATAATTTGCCGCCAACCGGCAACAAGGTAGCCAATACCGGTATAGGCTTCTTTGAACTGAAGGACGGTAAGATCATCAGCGGATTGGTGCAAACGGACCGGCTGGGATTTTTACAGCAACTGGATGTACTGCCCGATGATGTCAATGTGATCTATGCCAATGCGATCAAGGCACTAAAATGA
- a CDS encoding DUF4382 domain-containing protein — MKPLRYLLAVAVVAGTIVACNKDNDSTTDLRIRLTDNPYNATEVNVDIQQVRVNLQDDSTGWINLDTRAGIYNLLDFQNGIDTLIAQSTIPTGTLKEVRFVLGSQNSIMIDSVLYPLTIPSGSESGLKIKLNKRLNAHLDSLVIDFDAALSIFQEGTGDYKLKPVLKIK; from the coding sequence ATGAAACCACTGCGTTATTTATTGGCTGTAGCTGTTGTAGCCGGAACTATTGTTGCCTGTAATAAGGACAATGACAGCACCACCGATTTAAGGATCAGGCTTACCGACAATCCGTACAATGCTACAGAAGTAAATGTAGACATTCAGCAAGTACGTGTTAACCTGCAGGATGACTCTACGGGCTGGATCAACCTCGACACCAGGGCTGGTATTTATAACCTGCTCGATTTTCAAAACGGCATTGATACCCTCATTGCACAAAGCACCATACCCACCGGCACCCTGAAAGAAGTGCGGTTTGTACTGGGCAGCCAGAACAGTATTATGATAGACAGTGTGCTGTACCCGCTTACCATTCCCAGCGGCAGTGAATCGGGTTTAAAGATCAAGCTGAATAAAAGGCTGAATGCCCACCTGGATTCGCTGGTTATTGATTTTGATGCCGCGCTTTCCATTTTCCAGGAAGGTACCGGCGATTACAAACTGAAACCTGTATTAAAAATCAAATAA
- a CDS encoding helix-turn-helix transcriptional regulator — protein MEIHLPTQLLSPFIRHFMIMESREEMTNRIFPDTSLVMSFRYKGQVNFLLKDTKTALSSFTLTGLRKSNRVINYTKDTANILVVFREAAAHAFIKEPLHELFEDSVPLDNFTGYQHLSAIGEQLAAAHNHTQRINIIEAFLLERLYNHRPDALITAALKKIRAANGIIRIKDLAGALYISQDAFEKRFRRMVGISPKQFAYIVKMRAVVNNVLNLVPAASSARDAAEKISLAGIAFDAGYFDQPHFNKDFKLFTGQTPTEFMKNPMIM, from the coding sequence ATGGAGATACATTTGCCCACCCAGTTATTGAGTCCCTTCATCAGGCATTTCATGATCATGGAGAGCCGGGAAGAAATGACCAACCGGATTTTCCCGGATACATCGCTGGTCATGTCGTTCAGGTACAAAGGGCAGGTGAATTTCCTCCTGAAGGATACAAAAACAGCATTGTCATCTTTTACACTCACCGGTCTGCGAAAATCAAACCGGGTGATCAATTATACAAAAGACACCGCCAATATTCTCGTTGTATTCAGGGAAGCTGCCGCCCATGCTTTTATTAAAGAGCCGCTGCATGAATTGTTTGAGGACAGTGTGCCGCTGGATAATTTCACCGGGTACCAGCATCTATCGGCCATTGGGGAACAACTGGCAGCAGCGCATAACCATACGCAAAGGATCAATATAATAGAAGCCTTCCTCCTGGAAAGATTATACAATCACCGGCCCGATGCCCTCATCACAGCGGCCCTGAAAAAGATCCGGGCAGCCAACGGCATCATCCGCATAAAAGACCTGGCCGGGGCCTTGTACATCAGCCAGGATGCTTTTGAAAAACGTTTCCGGCGGATGGTAGGTATATCTCCCAAGCAATTCGCCTACATTGTCAAAATGAGGGCTGTTGTCAACAACGTCCTGAATTTGGTTCCCGCAGCGTCCTCTGCGAGAGACGCTGCGGAGAAGATATCTCTGGCCGGGATAGCTTTTGATGCCGGCTACTTTGATCAGCCCCATTTCAATAAAGACTTCAAACTATTTACCGGACAAACACCCACGGAGTTTATGAAGAACCCAATGATCATGTGA
- a CDS encoding outer membrane beta-barrel family protein: MKKGRYTYLLLLIITSAAQAQFSQVTLSGMTRDAKNKAALSFVNVRLLTAKDSNFVAGTISGEDGRFSLPDSKPGGYVLMISYVGYQPAAQPVTIGQLSAYLHLGNIELMPEEKLLGEVTVTGQQEAVSQKMDKKTFKVADNISQAGGSVLEAIRNLPGITTGQDGTVQLRGSDKVMILLDGKQTALTGFGGQRGLDNIPASAIERIELINNPSSKYDANGHAGIINIIYKKEKKEGFNGRAALAAGAGALWVKRENYPAIRPQYQGTPKINPSLSLNYRQHKLNLFFQGDNLYTKTLNKNEFANRFYDDGDTVLQQTKRNRTTNIVTLKTGADWFINSDNTFNISGLFSSEKILDRGDEPFFNGDLSKRQRLWQFLEDELKTTVTAAAGWQHTFRQPGRTLNIGFNYTFHREDEKYFFTNIMPAYTGLDSFKLLSDEHVADLTMDYVQPLKHGRFETGFKYRRRYIPVNMQFKPGINSPLDVNAGGWADYSETIPAVYGNYVFENARFEIEAGLRVEYVGVEYDVNPNHPTYKSDGYDYTQPFPNLRLAWKINDDNKLSLFYNRRVDRPNEVDLRIFPKYDDAEIIKVGNPALRPQFTNTAELGYKTGWNAGYLFAAVYHKWMNATITRIGSIVPGSTIIYNIFQNAGKSYSTGMELMVSQDLAQWATVSLNLNGYQNTIDAFTVVNKYPVENTFTAGKEDLFSGNIKFNGLFHLPAQWEAQLFAIYQAPDLIPQGKTFARFSIDAGVKKGIQQGRGELFGNFTDLANTLQLKKEIKGDGFRYVSNDYYETQVFRVGYSYKF, encoded by the coding sequence CCCGGCGGGTACGTACTCATGATTTCCTATGTGGGCTATCAGCCGGCAGCACAGCCAGTGACGATTGGGCAGTTAAGTGCCTACCTCCACCTCGGCAATATCGAACTGATGCCGGAAGAAAAACTATTGGGCGAGGTAACTGTTACCGGCCAGCAGGAGGCTGTATCGCAAAAGATGGATAAGAAGACATTTAAGGTGGCCGACAATATCAGCCAGGCAGGTGGCTCGGTCCTCGAAGCCATCAGGAACCTGCCGGGCATCACCACTGGCCAGGATGGCACCGTGCAATTGCGGGGCAGTGATAAAGTCATGATCCTCCTCGATGGCAAACAAACCGCCCTCACCGGTTTTGGAGGTCAGCGGGGGCTGGACAATATTCCCGCATCGGCCATTGAAAGGATCGAGCTCATCAACAATCCCTCTTCAAAATACGATGCCAATGGCCATGCGGGCATCATCAACATCATTTACAAAAAAGAGAAAAAAGAAGGCTTCAATGGCAGGGCCGCCCTGGCCGCCGGGGCAGGGGCGCTCTGGGTCAAGCGGGAGAACTATCCTGCCATCCGGCCCCAATACCAGGGCACACCCAAGATCAATCCCTCGTTGTCACTCAACTACCGTCAGCACAAACTGAACCTGTTTTTCCAGGGCGATAACCTCTATACCAAAACGCTGAATAAAAATGAATTTGCAAACCGCTTCTACGATGATGGTGATACCGTGCTGCAACAAACCAAAAGGAACAGGACCACTAATATTGTGACCCTGAAAACCGGGGCCGACTGGTTTATCAACAGCGATAATACTTTCAACATTTCCGGACTGTTCAGCAGTGAAAAGATCCTTGACCGCGGCGATGAACCCTTCTTTAACGGCGACCTCTCCAAAAGGCAACGCCTCTGGCAATTCCTCGAAGATGAATTGAAAACAACGGTCACGGCAGCAGCAGGTTGGCAACATACCTTCAGGCAGCCGGGCAGAACGTTGAACATAGGCTTCAACTATACCTTTCACCGGGAAGATGAAAAGTATTTTTTTACCAACATCATGCCGGCGTATACCGGGCTGGATTCCTTCAAGCTCCTCTCGGATGAGCACGTGGCAGACCTGACCATGGATTATGTACAACCGCTGAAACATGGCCGCTTTGAAACCGGGTTTAAATACCGCAGGCGGTACATTCCGGTGAACATGCAGTTTAAACCGGGTATTAACTCGCCGCTGGATGTCAACGCCGGTGGTTGGGCCGATTACAGCGAAACCATACCGGCCGTGTATGGCAACTATGTATTTGAAAATGCCCGCTTTGAAATAGAGGCCGGCTTGCGTGTGGAGTATGTAGGGGTGGAATATGACGTAAACCCCAACCATCCAACTTACAAAAGCGATGGCTATGACTACACACAGCCTTTCCCCAACCTGCGGCTGGCCTGGAAGATCAATGACGATAACAAACTATCGCTGTTTTATAACCGGCGGGTAGACAGGCCCAATGAAGTGGATCTCCGCATCTTTCCCAAATATGATGATGCGGAGATCATCAAAGTGGGCAATCCGGCCCTGCGTCCGCAGTTCACCAATACGGCAGAGCTGGGTTATAAAACCGGTTGGAATGCTGGTTATTTATTTGCTGCTGTTTACCACAAATGGATGAATGCCACCATCACCCGGATCGGCAGTATCGTGCCCGGCAGTACCATCATCTACAACATCTTTCAGAATGCGGGTAAAAGCTATAGTACCGGTATGGAGCTCATGGTATCACAGGACCTTGCCCAATGGGCTACGGTTAGCCTCAATCTCAATGGTTATCAAAACACCATTGACGCTTTCACCGTGGTGAACAAATACCCGGTAGAGAATACTTTTACGGCAGGTAAGGAAGACCTCTTTTCAGGTAATATTAAATTCAATGGGTTATTCCACCTGCCTGCGCAATGGGAGGCACAGCTCTTCGCTATTTACCAGGCGCCGGACCTCATACCGCAGGGAAAAACTTTTGCTCGCTTTTCCATAGATGCAGGGGTTAAAAAAGGTATTCAGCAGGGCAGGGGCGAACTGTTCGGCAACTTCACCGATCTGGCCAATACCTTACAATTAAAGAAAGAAATAAAAGGGGATGGATTCCGCTACGTCAGCAACGACTATTACGAAACGCAGGTCTTCAGAGTAGGGTATAGTTATAAGTTTTAG
- the tamL gene encoding translocation and assembly module lipoprotein TamL has translation MIRILIYGLILTGLVMMMASCSNTRKLPDGEALYLGATVRVRGEDLGAKKRKAIRKELGALTRPQPNKKILGVRFKLWVYNLAGNPKKETSIRGWLKNKVGEPPVLLSDLSLNKNTAVLENYLENKGFFQAGVRGDTTVKNKKATATYQVRTGLQYVIDTVRFEMDSSFLANTIRQTEKLSLLKRDAPFDLTIIKLERERIDAYLKDNGFYYFNPEYLVIEADTTIGNHRVNMYVKLKPGIPKVAREMYTIKDIVIYTNYRLNQAASDTARRYGQFYQGYYVVDSNRRYKPYLFSQAMQFNPNDIYNREDHNLSLNRLVNLGVFKFVKNRFERVANSPFAQLNTYYYLTPFPKKSLRAEINGTTKSNNLVGTNISVSWRNRNTFRAGELLTITASGGAEVQYSSAQEGYNVYRLGLEGGLTFPRFLIPFFNIKTRGGFVPKTNMLLGYDLLNKRKLYTLNSFRASYGYAWKESLYKEHQFNFISINYVQPMNVTTEYEKLMSNDVTLAKAIEKQFILGSTYNFTYDTRINKSKYATGIYFSGTLDGSGNVAGLIFGDTTRGKGGGRVFGGVFSQYIKAESDLRYYLQVGSTASWANRLIIGGSIPHGNSSELPYIKQFFSGGSNSIRAFRNRSIGPGTFNGSATNAIPDQTGDIKLELNTELRSKLFSIVEGAAFVDAGNIWLYRDNPHKPGAKFSKDFLKEIAVGAGVGLRFDVTILIIRLDVAFPLRKPWLPAGERWVIDKISFGDSQWRRENLVWNLGIGYSF, from the coding sequence TTGATACGCATACTGATATACGGACTTATATTGACCGGCTTAGTAATGATGATGGCCAGTTGCAGCAATACCAGGAAGCTGCCGGATGGCGAGGCGTTGTACCTGGGCGCTACAGTGAGGGTGCGCGGAGAAGACCTGGGCGCGAAAAAAAGAAAGGCCATCCGGAAAGAACTGGGCGCCCTTACCCGCCCGCAGCCCAATAAAAAGATATTGGGCGTCCGTTTTAAGTTGTGGGTATACAACCTGGCCGGCAATCCCAAAAAGGAAACTTCTATCCGTGGCTGGCTCAAGAACAAGGTGGGCGAACCGCCTGTATTGCTGAGCGACCTGAGCCTGAACAAGAATACCGCTGTGCTGGAAAATTACCTGGAGAATAAAGGTTTTTTCCAGGCGGGCGTAAGAGGCGATACAACGGTAAAAAATAAAAAGGCCACCGCTACTTACCAGGTAAGGACCGGCCTTCAATATGTGATTGATACGGTACGTTTTGAAATGGACAGCAGCTTCCTGGCCAATACGATCCGCCAGACAGAGAAGCTCTCCCTGCTGAAGCGGGATGCACCTTTTGACCTCACGATTATTAAGCTGGAACGGGAACGCATTGATGCCTATTTAAAGGACAATGGCTTTTACTATTTCAATCCTGAATACCTGGTGATCGAAGCCGACACAACGATTGGTAACCACCGGGTGAATATGTATGTAAAACTCAAACCCGGTATTCCCAAAGTTGCCCGGGAAATGTATACGATCAAGGATATTGTTATTTACACCAATTACCGGCTGAACCAGGCGGCCAGTGATACGGCCCGGAGATATGGGCAATTTTACCAGGGCTATTATGTAGTAGACTCCAACAGGCGGTATAAACCTTACCTGTTTTCACAGGCCATGCAATTTAATCCCAATGATATTTATAACCGGGAGGACCACAATCTCTCCCTCAACCGCCTGGTGAACCTGGGCGTGTTCAAGTTTGTGAAGAACCGGTTTGAGCGGGTAGCCAACAGTCCCTTTGCCCAGCTCAATACCTATTATTACCTCACGCCCTTTCCCAAAAAGTCTTTGCGCGCAGAGATCAACGGCACCACAAAGAGCAATAACCTGGTGGGCACCAATATATCGGTATCCTGGCGCAACCGCAATACCTTCCGGGCCGGTGAACTGCTCACCATCACTGCTTCGGGCGGCGCCGAAGTGCAGTACAGCAGCGCCCAGGAGGGTTATAATGTGTACCGGCTGGGCCTGGAAGGCGGGCTCACCTTCCCGCGGTTCCTGATCCCTTTTTTCAATATCAAGACACGCGGCGGTTTTGTACCCAAGACGAATATGCTGCTGGGCTATGACCTGCTGAATAAACGGAAATTATATACGCTTAATTCCTTCCGCGCCTCCTATGGCTATGCCTGGAAGGAATCACTGTACAAAGAACACCAGTTCAACTTCATCAGCATTAATTATGTGCAGCCGATGAATGTAACTACGGAATACGAAAAATTGATGAGCAACGATGTGACCCTGGCAAAGGCGATCGAAAAGCAGTTCATCCTGGGCAGCACGTACAATTTTACGTACGATACGCGCATCAATAAAAGCAAGTATGCTACGGGCATTTATTTCAGTGGCACGCTCGACGGTTCGGGTAATGTAGCCGGGCTGATCTTTGGAGATACCACCCGCGGAAAAGGCGGCGGCCGTGTATTCGGCGGCGTGTTCTCCCAGTACATCAAGGCCGAGAGCGACCTGCGGTATTATCTGCAGGTAGGCAGCACAGCCAGTTGGGCCAACCGCCTGATCATTGGCGGCAGTATTCCCCACGGCAATTCGAGCGAGCTGCCCTATATCAAACAATTCTTTAGCGGCGGCAGCAACAGCATCCGGGCCTTCCGTAACCGCAGTATCGGTCCCGGTACTTTTAATGGCAGCGCCACGAATGCTATTCCCGACCAGACCGGCGATATTAAACTGGAGCTGAATACAGAACTGCGCAGTAAACTGTTCAGTATTGTGGAAGGCGCCGCTTTTGTCGATGCCGGTAATATCTGGTTGTACAGGGACAATCCCCATAAGCCGGGCGCCAAATTCAGTAAAGACTTCCTGAAAGAAATAGCTGTCGGGGCCGGCGTGGGCCTGCGCTTCGATGTTACCATCCTGATTATCCGCCTCGATGTGGCTTTCCCGTTGCGCAAGCCCTGGCTGCCAGCGGGTGAACGCTGGGTAATTGATAAGATCTCCTTTGGCGACAGCCAGTGGCGAAGAGAGAACCTGGTGTGGAACCTGGGTATCGGGTACTCATTTTAG
- a CDS encoding T9SS type A sorting domain-containing protein, whose protein sequence is MKRIIQFLLLSCCVCSLDAQITTPAVRAGFEVDGGLRANNFNGTPNSGTDDWFSNGDAGSGIFVIDTMGAAYINQLYITNPGTRMLPLFRGMRYPQFAIVNNHMLIDAVFIRDHHGDDSTVFASGANKNGLSPADWTTPVAQGVPNKNDILDMFMHVRRAGVNAADSLWLFGGVSLEGTGGNRYFDFEMYQTDIYYERASLSFKGYGLDAGHTSWLFDAAGNVTRAGDIIFTAEYSGSGLTALEARIWVHKDARTTVTPAAFSWGSEFDGASGGATYGYANILPTAAGTFYTGLQCDNNTWAGPFSLVRVDNSIVSNYNAEQFLEFSVNLSKLGVDPLVNVGDPCLMPFRRILVKSRSSNAFTAELKDFVGPFDFFRAPMAAASANIPVFCGTTGVSTISVDNPLVTSLYTWSTADGHIIGDTVGHSINVDQPGTYIVSQQLMDSCGTSYAKDTVVVALDAGCTLLEQKDKDNRPPFSYTPLKKAVLLLRNPVKDHIQLSVASPVKEEATILVVDPSGSVLKTVRTKLPKGSSLVDIECPPGWKSGTYFIKTILGNEVFTKKMVLIR, encoded by the coding sequence ATGAAGAGAATTATACAATTCTTATTGTTATCCTGCTGTGTGTGCTCCCTCGATGCCCAGATCACCACACCTGCTGTACGCGCCGGCTTTGAAGTAGATGGCGGACTGCGCGCCAATAATTTTAACGGAACGCCCAACTCCGGTACTGACGACTGGTTTAGCAATGGTGATGCCGGTAGCGGCATCTTTGTGATAGATACTATGGGGGCCGCTTATATCAACCAATTGTATATTACCAATCCTGGTACCCGGATGCTGCCTTTATTCAGGGGTATGCGTTATCCGCAGTTTGCGATCGTGAACAACCATATGCTCATTGATGCCGTGTTCATCCGAGACCACCATGGCGATGACTCTACCGTCTTTGCGTCCGGCGCCAATAAAAATGGTTTGAGCCCGGCGGATTGGACAACGCCTGTTGCCCAGGGGGTACCCAACAAGAATGATATCCTCGACATGTTCATGCATGTGCGGCGGGCTGGTGTCAACGCTGCCGATTCCCTCTGGTTATTTGGCGGTGTATCCCTCGAAGGGACCGGCGGCAACCGTTATTTCGATTTTGAAATGTACCAGACAGATATCTACTATGAGCGGGCGAGTTTAAGCTTTAAAGGATATGGCCTTGATGCAGGACATACCAGTTGGCTGTTTGATGCAGCAGGCAATGTGACCAGGGCCGGCGATATCATCTTTACTGCAGAATATAGTGGATCGGGACTTACTGCTCTCGAAGCAAGGATCTGGGTGCACAAGGATGCACGCACTACCGTAACGCCTGCGGCCTTTAGCTGGGGTAGCGAGTTTGATGGTGCTTCAGGTGGCGCTACCTATGGCTATGCCAATATTCTTCCTACGGCGGCAGGCACCTTCTATACAGGTCTTCAATGCGATAACAATACCTGGGCAGGGCCGTTCAGCCTGGTGCGGGTTGACAATAGTATTGTATCTAATTACAATGCTGAACAGTTCCTGGAATTTTCTGTCAACCTCAGTAAACTGGGGGTAGACCCGCTGGTGAATGTAGGCGATCCCTGCCTGATGCCTTTCAGGCGTATCCTTGTAAAATCAAGGAGCTCCAACGCATTCACTGCCGAACTGAAAGATTTTGTAGGCCCCTTCGATTTCTTCCGGGCGCCGATGGCGGCAGCCTCGGCCAATATCCCGGTATTTTGTGGCACAACGGGCGTCAGCACCATTAGTGTAGATAACCCGCTCGTCACTTCCTTATACACCTGGTCTACCGCCGATGGGCATATCATCGGTGATACTGTGGGGCATTCCATCAATGTTGACCAGCCCGGTACTTACATCGTGAGCCAGCAATTGATGGATAGCTGCGGTACTTCCTATGCAAAAGATACGGTAGTGGTAGCCCTCGACGCAGGCTGCACCCTCCTGGAACAAAAAGATAAAGACAATCGTCCTCCATTCAGTTATACACCACTGAAGAAAGCCGTGTTGCTCCTGCGCAATCCGGTGAAGGATCATATACAACTTTCGGTGGCCAGTCCTGTGAAAGAAGAGGCCACCATCCTGGTCGTTGATCCTTCGGGCAGTGTGCTGAAAACGGTCCGCACCAAACTGCCCAAGGGCTCTTCCCTGGTGGACATCGAATGCCCGCCCGGCTGGAAAAGCGGTACCTATTTCATCAAGACAATACTGGGTAATGAAGTATTTACGAAAAAGATGGTCCTGATCCGATAA